Genomic segment of Panicum virgatum strain AP13 chromosome 2K, P.virgatum_v5, whole genome shotgun sequence:
GTGTGGGACGAGTACGACAAGCTCTTCAAGCAGATCAATGGTAAGACCGTCATGTATGGAGCCAAGTGCCTTCACTGCAAATCCGTCCTTTCTGGCTTTTTCAGTAGCGGCACTGGCCATCTTAGTCGGCATCTTCTAACTTGCCGTAGTAAGAAAAAAAAGTCTGGTGCTCAGTCAATTCTTAGTTTTGATGCTGACGGTAGTGTGGTTTCCTGGGAGTACAGTCCTGATGTGGCTCGTACTCAATTGTGTCGTTTGATTGCAAAGCTTGATCTGCCTCTAGGGTTTGGTGAAACAAATGATTTTAAAGAGTACATTCAGATTGCTCATAACCCTATATTTACTCCTGTTAGTAGGCAGACCACTACTAGAGATATTGCCAAGTACTTTAGTGAACGCCGTGATGATCTTGTGAAGTACTTAAGCTCTAATTATGTTAGCTCTGTTGGTCTTACCTCTGATATATGGTTTGGTAATGCTAAGGAAGATTACCTTAATGTGGTTTGTCATTATGTTAATTCTGATTGGCAACTAGAAAAGAGAGTGTTGGGTCTCAGCCTTATTGATGTCAGTCACAGTGGTGACAACATTGCTGAGCGTGTGCACACTGTGATCTCAGACTTTGGCTTGACTAATAAGGTGTTCTCTATCACTCTAGATAATGCTTCTACTAATGCCTCTGCTATGGAAGCACTGACACCTTTAATTAGATGTTATATTAGTGATGAATACTTGCATCAGAGATGTGCATGCCATATAATTAATTTGATTGTTAAGTCTGGCTTGAAAAGGCTTAAACCTTACTTGGAAGCATTTAGGACTGCTATTTCATTTGTGAACTCTTCTAACCAGCGCATTGCTGCTTATAAGTCCTACTGTATTGCTGTGGGTGTGAGACCTAGGAAATttcaattagacatggatgtgaGGTGGAACTCCACCTATCTCATGCTTAAGCATCTTGTTCCTCACAAGCAAACATTTGGTGTGTTCATCCAAACCCAGTACCCCAGAGCAGAAGGTACTCCTTATCTCTTAACTGATGGACATTGGTATGTTGCTGAAAAAATTCTAGAGTTCCTTGAACTATTTTATGATTCTACTGTTGTCTTATCTGGTGTTTACTATCCCACTGCTCCACTTATATTGCATAATCTCATTGAAATTGCTGGACAACTTAAAATTTATGAAAATGACAGAATGCTTAGAGAGGTAGTAATTCCTATGAAATCTAAATACCTTAAGTACTGAAATGACATACCTCTGCTTTATTCCATTGCATTCATCATGGATCCTAGAGCTAAAATAAAAGGTTTTAGCAATGCTCTCAGGCTGCTCTCTAGTTTAACTGGTACTGACTATTCTGCTTATTTTTACCTCTGTGAGAGCTGCTCTGTATGACATGTTTGACAAGTATGAAAGCAAGTTTGGTTCAATTAGATTGGCAAGGCCTACACATAAACCTTCTACTGGTAAGAAAAAAGCTCAATGGGGTAAGATCTTTGGTGATGGTTCTACTTCTACTACTTCTCCTGGGTCTGGTCTTGGCAGTGTTGGTACTGGTGGCTCTTTTACTGTTCCTCTTGGTAGAAGAACATCTGCAAGTGCTTTGCTGCAAGCAGCAAGCACTGGTGGTACATATGGTATTTCTTCTGAACTTACTGCGTACCTAGATAGTGACACTGTCAACCAGTTtgatgatgatttcaacatctTGACCTGGTGGCATGAGCACAAACAGTCTTATCCAGTACTTTCTATCTTAGCTAAGGATGTTTTAACTGTGTCTGTTTCTACCATCTCTTCAGAATCTACCTTTAGTCTAACTGGCAGGATCATAGAGGAGAGGAGGCGTCAGTTGAAGCCAGAGATGGTAGAAATGCTCACATGCATCAAAGACTGGGAGGCTGCAGATGAAAGAGCTCAGCACATGGTGGAGGATGGAGACCTGGAGGCAGCTTATGAAGATCAGTACCTTGATGAAACTCCAGCACAAGCTGCTGTGTAATAGGATAGTTTATTTGCACTGTATGACTATGAGGTTAACTTAACACTGGAACTTGAACTTAATGAGCTGGGCTGTACTCTTTTTTCCTATCTAGGGTTTTCTCACGAGGTGTGAGTTTTTACCTAGATAGGTTTTTAATGATGCCGCCATTGCACAAAACAGCTCATCCTTGATATTTTGTTGATTTCTGTCATTTTTTGTTACTCAAGATGAATCGATCTGTTGAATGAGCCATGTTGCGATTTTAGTGCCTAGCCTCGTGCCTGGGCACTTGGGCGGCACGAGCCCGGCGGGCGGCACGGCCCGGCCCGAAAGTGTTTAGTGTCGTGCCTGGGCCTCAAGTCTGGCACGctgggcggcacggcacggcacgaaagTCTTTTCGTGCCCAGGCGTGCCGTGCCTAGTCGTGCCGTGCCTAGGCATGCCTGGGCCGGGTTGTGCCGTGCCgcccatttggccatctataggCGGAGCCTTCCTTTCGTCCCAACCATTCGGACCAACCACCAAGGGAAATCCCACCACTCCGTGCCAGCCCGCCGCGCATGTGAGGACATGTGGCCTGCGAGGGCGCCTGCCAATTTCATTTTGTTTGTCATTTCGATacggcgcgtttagttcccaaaaattttcacctcgaaatttgtgaCTTTCTCTTTGGACATATATATatggagcactaaatgtaattaaataacaaaactaattatacagtttggatgtacacgacgagatgaatcttttaagcctaactagtgcatgattagccataagtgttacagtaacccacatgtgctaatgatgcggtcaaaggcctcaaaagattcgtctcgcggtttccaagtgagttctgaaattagtttttttaattagtgtccgaaaagtcattccgacatctggtcaaaccaTTGACGTGACAgccaaaaaaatttatttggaaacTAAAATGGGTTAGTTGTCAACTGGGACGGCTCGTGCCCGTTACACTGCGCCGGTTGGTGCACCTGGCTCAGGCTGGTGCTCTCTGTCAAGCCTGATTAGCTTTCAGTGGGTTCTGTTTTGTTGGTCAAGGTCCATGTCACTTACAGTATGTGGCCTAGGTTGGTTTGCCTGGTGCCCTGGTTCATTCAGTTAGTTAGAACGTGGTTGTAGGAGCTGGGGAAGCGTTAAAAAGCTTTacaattttctttttcaaaacaTAGCACGCAGATTATATTTTAAATGTCTTAAGGCCAATTTTGGTGTACAGTATCGTTGCACAATTACCAAGATTAATTAGCCAAAGATATGAGCATGAGTGGCAGAGCATGCCTAAATATTTAGATGGAACATAATTTAACTTTTCATTAGCCGTCCtccacaacacacacacacacacacacacatcttaCATCCACGTCTATTGCTAAACTGCGAACATTATTCTATCAGTGATGGAGTTTGGAAAATGTTAGAGGGGACCAATCTTTGAGGTGCATGCTTATTTTGAAGTGTTTGATAGTAAACAAATGGCGCCAACATATAGTTTTTTTTAGGTAGTTTGTAAAATGAGTGATACGGGGGCGTGGGAGGGAGAGAAAGGGGCATGATCAACTTTGGCGCGTAGTACGCATTAGGAACGAAAAATATATGGTTAGTTATCAAAGTCAACCATAATTTTTTAAtcccaagtttgaccactcatcttattcacAAAAAATATGCAAATATactcaaatttaagtcatttttgaaaaaaacttttattaataaagtaagcaacaaaagaaatgatattttgcacaattttttgaataagacgagtggttaaATTTGATgtcaaaaaaatcaaatgaattataatttggaacggatggggTGGTTTATTAAGTAGATTTTAATTCCTTCGAAATGAGAGGATCCGAACGGCTTCTAAGGGACTTGCTTTGTGTTGCACTGTACATAAGTTATGTTGATAAGAAGAGACAATTTAACATTTTTTTGTAGAGGGCTGGTTAGACTTACATGTAAAAAGATTTAAAACTTAAAGCATCCGTAGTACACAATATAACAAAATATGTCTCTGAGTAACCAATGGAATAGCAGTACGTAGTCCATGAAATTGATGGTGAAAACTAGTTTCTTGTTTATAAGAACAAAAATTAATTGTTTTAGTCATACGTTGGTAAAATAGCAATACTTGATGTGAGATcatcaacaaatgcaaattaaAGAACCAAAAAGGTTTTGCCAACATTTGATGTTTCTCTTCGACAGTTTCTGCTGCATAATTGTTTGTAACAATAAGTACGTTGGAGGTTAATGGCAATATTACGTGTATTGAAACGCCATTTGTTATTGTTATCTTCTAAGTATCTCCAACAGATTATTTTTCCCTTTCTCCAATACcagaaattgatgttttggtggttGGAGGTGCTCTAGTAGATTACCGGTCTAATTCCAATTACCTAGGTCTTGTTTGGAACATTAGCCCAAGGCTAATTTTGAGAGCTAATATTTAGTCTTGAATTGGTAGGCTAAGAATTAGCCCAATGTAGATTGTTTGGATCCATGGGTTAATGTCCACACTCTCTCTTCCATTCTCATGTCTAGATGTGTGTGCATACTCACATTTTCGTGGGAATCATACAAAATTAGTCTCATTATCACCTCTTGGAGGGGCTAAGAATTTTGGGAGGGATAATCCACTTTAGCCCAAAATTATCCCACATGTTCGGATGCATGAGAGATAATTTAGGGCTAAAAGGTGAGGGATAAGCATTATCCCTATGTATCCAAATGGGCCCTAAAAGTTTGTGGTAATCACCAAAACACGCCTAGCTTTCTCTTAACTAAGTGATGGGGATTTTCCCTCTACCCTATTCCTGGTGATTGGATTTCAGTAGTCTATTGGAGTAACCATTAccaaaaatacaaaac
This window contains:
- the LOC120680953 gene encoding uncharacterized protein LOC120680953, which produces MFDKYESKFGSIRLARPTHKPSTGKKKAQWGKIFGDGSTSTTSPGSGLGSVGTGGSFTVPLGRRTSASALLQAASTGGTYESTFSLTGRIIEERRRQLKPEMVEMLTCIKDWEAADERAQHMVEDGDLEAAYEDQYLDETPAQAAV